The following proteins come from a genomic window of Elgaria multicarinata webbii isolate HBS135686 ecotype San Diego chromosome 10, rElgMul1.1.pri, whole genome shotgun sequence:
- the TMEM33 gene encoding transmembrane protein 33 produces the protein MADTAQNGPMQGGAGGGAVQFLMTNKLDTAMWLSRIFTVYCSALFVVPLLGVPEATSFYQRALLANALTSALRLHQRLPHFQLSRAFLAQALLEDSCHYLLYSLIFVNSYPVTMSIFPVLLFSLLHAATYTKKVLDARGSNSLLFLRNLLDKLNANQQNILKFVACNEIFLMPATVFMLFSGQGSLLQPFIYYRFLTLRYSSRRNPYCRTLFTELRTVVEHVIMKPSCPVFVRRLCVSSISFISRLAPTVA, from the exons ATGGCGGACACGGCGCAGAACGGGCCCATGCAAGGAGGTGCGGGCGGCGGAGCCGTG CAATTTCTGATGACTAATAAGTTGGACACAGCCATGTGGCTTTCTCGTATATTCACAGTTTACTGTTCAGCTTTATTTGTCGTGCCTCTTCtagg AGTACCTGAAGCAACTAGCTTTTATCAACGTGCCTTGCTGGCAAATGCTCTTACCAGCGCCCTTCGGCTTCACCAAAGGTTACCACACTTTCAGTTAAGCAGGGCGTTCCTGGCTCAGGCCTTGTTGGAGGACAGCTGCCACTACCTTTTGTATTCCCTCATCTTTGTTAATTCCTACCCTGTTACAA TGAGTATTTTCCcagttttgttgttttctttGCTTCATGCTGCCACCTACACAAAGAAGGTTCTTGAT GCACGAGGTTCAAATAGTCTTCTTTTTCTACGAAATCTCTTGGACAAGTTAAATGCTAATCAacaaaatatcctaaaatttGTAGCCTGCAATGAAATCTTCTTGATGCCGGCTACTGTGTTTATGCTTTTCAG TGGGCAGGGAAGCTTGCTGCAGCCTTTCATTTACTACAGGTTTCTTACGCTCCGTTATTCTTCCCGCAGAAATCCTTATTGCCG GACTCTATTCACAGAACTGCGGACTGTTGTCGAGCATGTCATAATGAAACCATCATGCCCTGTATTTGTACGAAGACTCTGCGTCAGCAGCATTTCATTCATCAGCAGACTGGCACCAACCGTTGCATAG